Below is a genomic region from Jiangella gansuensis DSM 44835.
TCCTGGCTGGGGCTGGGGTCCGTCGCGGGTCATCTGGGCCGCGTTCGGGTGGCTGGCGCTGGTGATCGTGGCCGCGATCTTGCTTCGCCGGCTGGTGTCTCGCCGCCGCTGACATGGGAGGGGCGCCGGCGGCGCTGCCGCCCGACCCACCGCGAAACCGCGGATGCGGTTCTATACTTTGATTCGTGCCGCAGTTTCGGATTGCTGACGCCGCCCGGTTGCTCGGGATGAGCGACGACTCCCTACGCCGGTGGGCCGATGGCGGCCGGCTGCGGGTCGACCGCGACGACGCCGGCCGCATGGTCGTCGACGGCGTCGAGCTGGCGCGCGTGGCCCGCGAGATCGTCCCCGGCGAAGCCGCCCTGCCCACGCCGCGCGAGTCTGCGCGCAACCACTTCCCCGGCATCGTGATCTCGGTGCGCAAGGACGGCGTCATGGCGCAGGTGGAGATCCAGGCCGGCCCGCACCGGGTGGTGTCGCTGATGAGCCGGGAGGCCGCCGACGAACTCGGGCTCGAGGTGGGCGTCGCGGCCATCGCGTCGGTGAAGGCCACGAACGTCGTCGTCGACCTGCCGGCGGGCCGGGCATGAACCGCGGCGCCGGACGGGGCGGCGTCGTCGCAGTGACGGCGGCCACCGCGCTGGTCGGCGCGGCCTGCGGCGGCTCCGCCACCGCTCCGGCCAGCGGCGACGCGCCGGGCGGCACCGTCACCGTCCTGGCCGCGGCCTCGCTGACGGAGCCGTTCGAACGGCTGGCCGACCGGCTCGGCGAGGAGTACCCGGACCTCGAGGTCGTGTTCTCCTTCGGGCCCAGCTCCGGCCTGGTCGAGCAGGTCGTCTCCGGTGCTCCGGCCGACGTGCTCGCCACCGCCGATACCGGGACCATGGACAACGCCGTCGCCGCGGGTGTCGTCGACGGCGAGCCGGCAGTGTTCGCCCGCAACACCCTCGCCCTGGTGGTCCCGGCCGCCAACCCCGGCGGCGTCACCGGTCTGGCCGACCTGGCTCGCGAGGACCTGCTGGTCGCCATCTGCGAGCCGCAGGTGCCGTGCGGCACGGCGGCCGGACGCCTGCTCGACGCGGCCGGCGTGGTGGCGGCGCCGGACACCCTGACCACCGACGTCAAGGAGGCCGCAGCACTGGTCGCTCTGGGCGAGGCGGACGCGGCGCTGATCTACCGCACCGACGCCGTGGCCGAGGGCGACGCCGTCGAGACCGTCCCGGCGCCGGACTCGGATGCGGTCGTCAACGACTACCCGGTCGCGGTCCTCGCCGACGCCCCCAACCCGGCGGGCGCCCGGGCGGTGGTGGCGGCCATCACCGGTGAGCTCGGTCGGTCGATCCTCGCCGAGGCAGGTTTCCTGGAGCCGTGAGCCGCCCTCGCCGCGCCGACGACCTGCGGGTTCCGGTCGCTCTGCTGATCCCGTCGCTGATCGGCGTCGCCATCCTGGTGCTGCCGATGCTGGGGCTGCTGCTGCGGGCGCCCTGGCGTGACCTGCCGTCGATCCTGGTTTCGCAGGAGGTCCTGACGGCGCTGCGGCTGTCGTTGACGACGGCGACGGTCGCCACTCTGGTGGCGCTGGCGTGCGGGGTCCCGGTGGCCTGGCTGCTGGCCCGCACCGCGCTGCCGGGCCGGGCGCTGCTGCGGGGCCTGGTGACCGTGCCCCTGGTGCTGCCGCCGGTCATCGGCGGGGTGGCGCTGCTCATGGTGTTCGGCCGCCGCGGCGTCATCGGCAGCTGGCTGGACGAGACGTTCGGGGTGAGTCTGCCGTTCACCACGGCCGCGGTGGTGGTGGCGCAGGTGTTCGTGGCGATGCCGTTCCTCATCGTCGCGGTCGAGGGAGCGCTGCGCACCACCGACAGCCGGTACGAGGACGTCGCCGCGACGCTCGGCGCCGGTTCGTGGACGACGTTCCGGCGGGTGACCCTGCCTGCGGTCGCCCCCGGCGTGCTGGCCGGGGCGGTGCTGTGCTGGGCCCGGGCGCTGGGCGAGTTCGGCGCGACGGTGACGTTCGCCGGCAGCCTCCCGGGCACCACCCGGACCCTGCCGATCGAGGCATACGTGGCCATCGGTGCCGGTGACAGCGACGTGGCCGTCGTACTGAGCCTGCTCATGATCGTCGTCTCGGTGGCCATCCTGGTCGGGCTGCGTGAGCGCTGGATCGGTACCGCATGAGCCTGACCGCGCGATTGACGCTCAGCCGGGGCGACCTGCGGCTGGCCGCCGGCCTCACCGTCGCCGCCGGTGAGGTGGTTGCGCTGCTCGGCCCGAACGGCGCCGGCAAGTCGACGCTACTGCAGCTGCTTGCCGGGACATTGCGCCCGGACGGCGGCCGGGTCGAGCTGGACGGGACGATCCTCGACGACGCCGACACCGGCGTGCACGTGCGGCCGCGCGAGCGCGGCGTGGGCATGGTGGTCCAGGACTACCTGCTGTTCCCGACGATGAGCGTGCTGGAGAACGTCGCGTTCGGTCCGCGCTCGAGGGGCGTGCCTCGGGAACGGGCCCGGCAGCGGGCGGGCGAGTGGTTGGCGCGGGTGGGGCTGGCCGGGTACGAGCGACGGCGTCCGCGCGAACTCTCCGGTGGCCAGGCCCAGCGGGTGGCGCTGGCCCGGGCGCTGATCGTGGAGCCGCGGCTGTTGCTGCTGGACGAGCCGCTGGCCGCACTCGACGCCGGCACCCGCCCGGTGGTCCGGGCCGAACTGCGCCGGCACCTCGCCGGGTACGACGGCTGCACGCTCGTCGTCACCCACGACCCGCTGGAGGCGATGGTGCTGGGCGACCGCGTCGTCGTGCTGGAACGCGGCACCGTCGTGCAGGAAGGCCGGCCGGCCGACGTCGCCCGCCGGCCGCGCACCGACTACGTCGCCCGGCTGGTCGGTTTGAACCTGCTGCGCGGTGTGGCCCGGGGCCTGGTCGCGGAGCTGCCGACCGGCGCCACGGTGGCGTTGGCGCACGAGGCGAGCGGTCCGGTGCACGTCGCCTTCCCGCCGGCCGCGGTGACCCTGAGCCCGCGCCGGCCGGAGGGATCGGCGCGCAACGCCTGGGAGCTGGTGATCACGGACCTGGAGGCGCACGGCGACCTGGTACGGGTGACCGCGGACGGCGCGGTGCCGGTCCTGGCGGACGTGACACCGCTCGCCGTCGCCGACCTGCGGCTGGAACCGGGCCGCCGGGTGTGGGCGTCGGTCAAGGCCACCGAGGTCAGCGTCTACCCCGCCTGACCGCTCCCCATGATCATCAAGGGTTGACCCGGTCATAGGCGGGCCAATCCTTGATGATCATGGGGAGGGTGCGACGATGCTGTCGTGGCAACCTCGACTCGCGGTAACCCGTCGCTGGGCGACATCATGCGCAGCATGGCGGCGCTGGCCGGCGTGCTGGCTTTGGTGGCGCTGGTGTTCAACCTCCTCAACGACCAGGAACCGCGGCTGCCCGAACCCGTCGAGTACCGGGACGCGCTGGCGATGGCGCGCGCCGACTACGGCTACGACGTGCTCGCGCCGGAGCCGGTGCCCGACAACTGGCGGGCCACCAGCATCGACGTCTCGCAGGACGGCGGCGGCGACCGCTGGCGGCTCGGGTTCCTCATCGACGACGACAAGCACATCGGCATCGAACAGTCCGACGGCGAGATCCAGAGCTACCGCGACGACCGGCTGGCCGATTTCGACCCCGACGGTGAGAGCACCGTCGGCGGCGCTACCTGGGAACGCCTCGTCGAGCGCGACGACGCCCCCGACCGGGCGTTGGTCCGCGAGTCCGGCGGCGTCATCACCATCGTGCGCGGCACCGTCGGCTACGAGCAGCTGGAGGAGTTCGTGAGCCTCCTGCGCTGACGCCCCTCACCCGTCGATCTTGGAGAGATGGGCGAATCGCCGGGCGAAATGTCCGATAGATTCCGCAAGAACTCCAAGATCAACAGGTGGGGCGAGGACAATCACTCAGGCGTGTCCGGCGTGCCGGGGTTCTCGGCGGCGTCGAGGCGCTGCCGGGCACCGTCGAGGTAGGTCTCGCAGAGCTTCGCCAGCTCCTCGCCGCGCTGCCAGAGGGCCAGCGACTCCTCGAGCGTGGTGCCGCCGGCCTCCAGCTTCGCGACGATCTGGACCAGCTCGTCGCGGGCCTCTTCGTAGGTGGGTTCGGCGGGCTGCATGGCCAGCCAACCTACCAGCCGGCGTCAGCTCGCCGGCCGGAGCACGACGACGGGGATGGGACGGTCGGTCACCGTCTCGTAGTCGGCGAAGTTCGGCATCGCGGCCACGTGCGCGGCCCACAGCCGGTCCCGTTCGGGTCCGTCGGGGATGACCGCGGTCGCCGGATAGGAGCGCTCGCCGACCTCGACCGTCACCGTCGCGTCGTCCTGGATGTTGTAGTACCAGTCGGGGTGCCGGTCGGAGCCGCCGTTGGATGCCGCGACCACGAGGTCGTCGCCGTCGGCCGTGTAGGCGAGCGGCGCGATGCGTGGCTGGCCGCTGTGCCGACCGGTGGTGGTCAGGAGGAGCAGTTCCACCCCGGCGAACGGCCCCGCGACGCGGCCGGCATTCTGCCGGAACTCTTCGATGATCTTCTCGTTGAAGGAGGACATGCTCGCTTCAGCGATCACCGTCGATGGTTTGTTCCGCGGCATCGGGCCCGGCACCGGCGGCCGGCGAGTCGATGGTGGCGGCGATCTCGCCGCCGGCCACCAGCAGGCGCACGTGCTCGCCGGGGCTGACGTCGTCCGGGGCGCGCACGACGGTGGAATCGGCCTTCTGGACGACGGCGTACCCGCGTTCCAACGTGGCGGCCGGCGACAACGCGCGGATGCGGGCCCTGGTGTGGTCGACGTCGACGGCGGCGCGGTCGAGCTGGTGCCGGACGCTGCGCCGCGCCCGCTGCACCAACGCGGCGACCTCGTCGGCGCGCAGCCGCACACCATGGTGCGGGTCGGCGAGCACCGGCCGGGACCGCAGCGACGCGAGGCCGTGCCGCTCGCGGTCGAGCCGGTGCCGGACGGCGGACCGGATGCGTTCGCGGGCCCGCGCCACCCGCTCGATCTCCTCGGTGACATCGGGCACGACGCGCTTCGCCGCGTCGGTCGGGGTGGACGCGCGCACGTCGGCGACCAGGTCCAGCAGCGGCGTGTCGGCCTCGTGCCCGATGGCGCTGACGACGGGGGTGCGTGCGGCGGACACGGCCCGCACCAGCGCCTCGTCGGAGAACGGCAGCAGGTCCTCGACCGAGCCGCCGCCACGGGCGATGATGACGACGTCGACCTCCGGGTCGCGGTCGAGCACCCGCAGCGCGTCCATGACCTGGCTCACGGCGTTGAGCCCCTGCACCGCGACCGGCTCGATTCGGAAACGGACACCGGGCCAGCGCCGCCGGGCGTTCTCGAGCACGTCATGCTCGGCCTTGGAGTCGCGACCGCAGATGAGCCCGACGACGGTGGGCAGGAACGGCAGCGGGCGCTTGCGCTCGGCCGCGAACACTCCCTCCGCGGCGAGGATCTTCCGCAGCCGCTCGATGCGTGCGAGCAGGTCGCCCAGGCCGACCGGGCGGACGTCGTCGGCGGCCAGCGACAGTGTGCCGCGGGTGTAGTACCACGACGGTTTGGCGTGCACGACGACGCGGGCGCCGTCGGTGAGCGGCGCCTCCAGCGCGTCGAGCAACCCCACCGGGCAGGTGACGGTGAGCGACACCTCGGCGTGCGGGTCGCGCAACGTGAGGAATGCGGTCTGCGTGCCCGGGCGGCGGGAGAACTGCGCGACCTGGCCTTCGACCCACACCGGACCGAGCCGGCTGATCCACTGGCCGATCAGCTGAGAGATGACCCGTACGGGTGCCGGCTTCTCCGGGGATGTGTCCAAGGCCACGATGGGCACCGTACCGGCTGGGACTGACGGCCATGGCACCTACCATGGGGAGCATGACTGCTGAGGGACGCGTACTGCTGGCGGCGCCGCGAGGCTACTGCGCGGGCGTGGACCGTGCCGTCGTCACCGTGGAGAAGGCACTTGACCACTACGGCCCGCCGGTTTATGTCCGCAAGCAGATCGTCCACAACAAGCACGTCGTGGAAACGCTCGAGCAGCGCGGGGCCATCTTCGTCGAGGAGCTCTCCGAGGTTCCCGAAGGCGCGCTGGTGGTGTTCTCCGCGCACGGGGTGGCGCCCATGGTGCACGCCGAGGCCGCCGACCGCGGGCTGCGAACCATCGACGCGACCTGCCCGCTGGTCACGAAGGTGCACAACGAGGCGCGCCGGTTCGCCAAGGACGACCTCGACATCGTGCTCATCGGCCACGCCGGCCACGAGGAGGTCGAAGGCACCTCCGGTGAGGCGCCGGAGCACATCCAGCTGGTCGAAAGCCCCGACGACGTCGCCAACGTGCAGGTCCGCGACCCGTCCCGGGTGGTGTGGCTGTCGCAGACCACGCTGTCGGTCGACGAGACCTACGAGACGGTCGACCGGTTGCGCCAGCGGTTCCCGGCCCTGATCAGCCCGCCCAGCGACGACATCTGCTACGCCACCCAGAACCGTCAGGTCGCGGTCAAGGAGATCGCAGTGGAGTCGGAGCTCGTCCTGGTGGTCGGCTCGGCCAACTCGTCCAACTCGGTGCGCCTCGTCGAGGTCGCGCTCGACGCCGGTGCCGATGCGTCGTACCGGATCGACAATGCCTCCGAGATCGACGAGGCATGGCTCGACGGCGTCACCACGGTCGGCGTCACCAGTGGCGCCTCGGTGCCGGAGGACCTCGTGGCGGGCGTGGTGTCGTGGCTGGGGGAGCGCGGCTTCCCCACCGTCGAGGAGCACCGCACCACCGAGGAGTCGCTGATCTTCTCGCTGCCGCGTGAGCTGCGCCGTGACCTCAAGGCCACCGCGTCGTCGGACTGAACCGGCCCGGCCGCTCGGCGGTCGTGCTTGCTTGGCCGGCTATGTGTCGTCGCCGCGGCCGAAGGCGCTGACCAGCAGGATGACCGCCCAGATGCCCAGCGGGATGGCGGGCCAGAAGTTGTTGAACTCGCCGTTGGCCAGACTCGTGACGCCCCAGATGCCGATCATGATGACGGCGCCGCCCAGCCACGCCTGCCACTCGCCCAGGTATTCGCGCGTCTCCCGCTTCTTGCGCTCGGCCAGGGCCTTCTGCCGCTCCTCTTCCGCGCGGGCGCGTTCTCGCTGCAGCGGCTGCGGCAGGTCGGCGGTCAGCCGGTCGAGTTCGCCGTAGGTGCGTGACTTCCACACCGCGTCGAGGCGGCGCTCGTACTCGTCGGCGTCCAGGCGGCCCTCGCTGAAGGCGTCGCGCAGATCACCGGCGACCAGGTCGCGGTCGGTGTCGCCGGCGCGCTGGTCGTCACGCCGAGCCGGCCGGTCGGTCATGCC
It encodes:
- a CDS encoding DUF1707 SHOCT-like domain-containing protein, giving the protein MTDRPARRDDQRAGDTDRDLVAGDLRDAFSEGRLDADEYERRLDAVWKSRTYGELDRLTADLPQPLQRERARAEEERQKALAERKKRETREYLGEWQAWLGGAVIMIGIWGVTSLANGEFNNFWPAIPLGIWAVILLVSAFGRGDDT
- a CDS encoding TOBE domain-containing protein — encoded protein: MPQFRIADAARLLGMSDDSLRRWADGGRLRVDRDDAGRMVVDGVELARVAREIVPGEAALPTPRESARNHFPGIVISVRKDGVMAQVEIQAGPHRVVSLMSREAADELGLEVGVAAIASVKATNVVVDLPAGRA
- a CDS encoding ABC transporter ATP-binding protein, with the protein product MSLTARLTLSRGDLRLAAGLTVAAGEVVALLGPNGAGKSTLLQLLAGTLRPDGGRVELDGTILDDADTGVHVRPRERGVGMVVQDYLLFPTMSVLENVAFGPRSRGVPRERARQRAGEWLARVGLAGYERRRPRELSGGQAQRVALARALIVEPRLLLLDEPLAALDAGTRPVVRAELRRHLAGYDGCTLVVTHDPLEAMVLGDRVVVLERGTVVQEGRPADVARRPRTDYVARLVGLNLLRGVARGLVAELPTGATVALAHEASGPVHVAFPPAAVTLSPRRPEGSARNAWELVITDLEAHGDLVRVTADGAVPVLADVTPLAVADLRLEPGRRVWASVKATEVSVYPA
- a CDS encoding nitroreductase family deazaflavin-dependent oxidoreductase codes for the protein MSSFNEKIIEEFRQNAGRVAGPFAGVELLLLTTTGRHSGQPRIAPLAYTADGDDLVVAASNGGSDRHPDWYYNIQDDATVTVEVGERSYPATAVIPDGPERDRLWAAHVAAMPNFADYETVTDRPIPVVVLRPAS
- a CDS encoding 4-hydroxy-3-methylbut-2-enyl diphosphate reductase — its product is MGSMTAEGRVLLAAPRGYCAGVDRAVVTVEKALDHYGPPVYVRKQIVHNKHVVETLEQRGAIFVEELSEVPEGALVVFSAHGVAPMVHAEAADRGLRTIDATCPLVTKVHNEARRFAKDDLDIVLIGHAGHEEVEGTSGEAPEHIQLVESPDDVANVQVRDPSRVVWLSQTTLSVDETYETVDRLRQRFPALISPPSDDICYATQNRQVAVKEIAVESELVLVVGSANSSNSVRLVEVALDAGADASYRIDNASEIDEAWLDGVTTVGVTSGASVPEDLVAGVVSWLGERGFPTVEEHRTTEESLIFSLPRELRRDLKATASSD
- a CDS encoding ABC transporter permease; amino-acid sequence: MSRPRRADDLRVPVALLIPSLIGVAILVLPMLGLLLRAPWRDLPSILVSQEVLTALRLSLTTATVATLVALACGVPVAWLLARTALPGRALLRGLVTVPLVLPPVIGGVALLMVFGRRGVIGSWLDETFGVSLPFTTAAVVVAQVFVAMPFLIVAVEGALRTTDSRYEDVAATLGAGSWTTFRRVTLPAVAPGVLAGAVLCWARALGEFGATVTFAGSLPGTTRTLPIEAYVAIGAGDSDVAVVLSLLMIVVSVAILVGLRERWIGTA
- the xseA gene encoding exodeoxyribonuclease VII large subunit; amino-acid sequence: MALDTSPEKPAPVRVISQLIGQWISRLGPVWVEGQVAQFSRRPGTQTAFLTLRDPHAEVSLTVTCPVGLLDALEAPLTDGARVVVHAKPSWYYTRGTLSLAADDVRPVGLGDLLARIERLRKILAAEGVFAAERKRPLPFLPTVVGLICGRDSKAEHDVLENARRRWPGVRFRIEPVAVQGLNAVSQVMDALRVLDRDPEVDVVIIARGGGSVEDLLPFSDEALVRAVSAARTPVVSAIGHEADTPLLDLVADVRASTPTDAAKRVVPDVTEEIERVARARERIRSAVRHRLDRERHGLASLRSRPVLADPHHGVRLRADEVAALVQRARRSVRHQLDRAAVDVDHTRARIRALSPAATLERGYAVVQKADSTVVRAPDDVSPGEHVRLLVAGGEIAATIDSPAAGAGPDAAEQTIDGDR
- the modA gene encoding molybdate ABC transporter substrate-binding protein, coding for MNRGAGRGGVVAVTAATALVGAACGGSATAPASGDAPGGTVTVLAAASLTEPFERLADRLGEEYPDLEVVFSFGPSSGLVEQVVSGAPADVLATADTGTMDNAVAAGVVDGEPAVFARNTLALVVPAANPGGVTGLADLAREDLLVAICEPQVPCGTAAGRLLDAAGVVAAPDTLTTDVKEAAALVALGEADAALIYRTDAVAEGDAVETVPAPDSDAVVNDYPVAVLADAPNPAGARAVVAAITGELGRSILAEAGFLEP
- a CDS encoding exodeoxyribonuclease VII small subunit, which translates into the protein MQPAEPTYEEARDELVQIVAKLEAGGTTLEESLALWQRGEELAKLCETYLDGARQRLDAAENPGTPDTPE
- a CDS encoding DUF4245 domain-containing protein; its protein translation is MATSTRGNPSLGDIMRSMAALAGVLALVALVFNLLNDQEPRLPEPVEYRDALAMARADYGYDVLAPEPVPDNWRATSIDVSQDGGGDRWRLGFLIDDDKHIGIEQSDGEIQSYRDDRLADFDPDGESTVGGATWERLVERDDAPDRALVRESGGVITIVRGTVGYEQLEEFVSLLR